A single genomic interval of Fibrobacter sp. UWB13 harbors:
- a CDS encoding class I SAM-dependent methyltransferase, whose product MISKTALLCALARAVHTHAKSEKIFEDEFAQDFVGLKEYRHARNLARQFLPAKKSKPKDYPAKNFIDQYLLPIILPRNRFAEDIVDAKQKTGDVQYVLLGAGLDSFALRNKSQNVDVFELDLYETQVFKIERTRQLFTKKRPKVHFVEIDFNKDSIISRLTNAGFNPKKRSVFSILGVSYYIPIEIFFKTIAEISKIAAPNSAIVFDYYEKERDSADSITKISRLKQITASCGECMVEGYDPVQVENLARKSGIQYCHDLSPKDIDDAFFSTSTGLSAFEGVHLMYCGL is encoded by the coding sequence ATGATTAGCAAAACAGCGCTTTTATGCGCTCTTGCCCGAGCTGTCCACACTCACGCTAAAAGTGAAAAAATTTTTGAAGACGAATTTGCACAGGATTTTGTGGGTTTGAAGGAATATCGCCACGCACGCAATCTTGCAAGGCAGTTCCTTCCTGCGAAAAAGTCGAAGCCCAAAGATTACCCGGCTAAGAATTTTATTGACCAATACCTTCTCCCAATCATTCTTCCACGAAATCGATTTGCAGAAGACATTGTCGATGCCAAGCAAAAAACAGGAGACGTGCAATACGTTCTCTTGGGTGCGGGCCTAGATTCCTTTGCGCTTAGGAACAAAAGTCAAAACGTAGATGTTTTTGAACTTGATTTGTACGAAACTCAAGTCTTCAAAATCGAGCGAACACGACAACTTTTCACAAAGAAGCGCCCAAAAGTTCACTTTGTAGAAATTGATTTCAACAAGGATAGCATCATCAGCAGATTGACAAACGCTGGTTTTAATCCGAAAAAACGCTCCGTCTTTTCGATTCTCGGCGTATCCTACTACATTCCTATTGAAATCTTTTTCAAGACGATTGCGGAAATTTCTAAGATAGCAGCACCCAATAGTGCAATAGTATTCGATTACTACGAAAAAGAGCGGGACAGTGCGGACAGCATAACCAAAATCAGCCGCTTAAAACAAATAACAGCATCGTGCGGCGAGTGTATGGTTGAGGGATACGATCCCGTTCAAGTTGAAAATTTGGCCAGGAAATCGGGTATCCAATATTGTCACGATCTTTCTCCCAAAGATATCGACGATGCCTTTTTCAGCACATCAACTGGATTGTCCGCATTCGAGGGCGTTCATCTGATGTATTGCGGTTTGTAA
- a CDS encoding DsrE/DsrF/DrsH-like family protein translates to MSEVKILAARDFYKIDLQNSTLLDVREPSEVIVRPINGAVQVPFFELSKKVDSIPKDKPVYVFCSTGDRSEQVAEILADRDYEVYNLEGGLEAFSKVHFVDAKGAKCPGPIVQVDEAIKSVSPGEEVQIEATEKAFYSDIQVWCQRTGNELKSLTERDNIIYATVVKRNAPVAEKREFEHGKTFVVFSGDLDKAIASFIMANGAAAMGRPVTMFFTFWGVSLLRRPEKVRVKKSLIGKMFSFMLPRGSKKLGLSRMNFGGIGAKMIRAVMKQNGVSSLEELIESAKQKGVKFVACQMSMELMGITAEELIDGVELGGVATMLGSTEKSDLTYFI, encoded by the coding sequence ATGTCTGAAGTCAAAATACTTGCTGCTAGAGATTTTTACAAGATTGATTTACAAAATTCAACTTTGCTTGATGTTCGCGAACCAAGCGAAGTGATTGTCCGACCTATAAATGGCGCAGTTCAAGTTCCATTCTTTGAACTTTCAAAAAAAGTAGATTCCATTCCCAAAGACAAACCCGTTTATGTGTTCTGTTCGACAGGTGACCGCTCCGAACAAGTTGCAGAAATTCTTGCCGACAGAGATTACGAAGTCTACAATCTCGAAGGCGGGCTAGAAGCCTTTTCTAAAGTTCACTTCGTTGATGCCAAAGGGGCAAAATGCCCCGGCCCCATCGTTCAAGTAGACGAGGCCATCAAAAGCGTTTCGCCTGGCGAAGAAGTGCAAATAGAAGCAACCGAAAAGGCTTTTTATTCGGACATACAAGTTTGGTGCCAGCGCACCGGCAACGAGCTAAAATCGCTCACAGAAAGAGACAATATAATTTATGCGACCGTCGTAAAGCGCAACGCCCCCGTCGCCGAAAAGCGAGAATTTGAACATGGCAAAACATTTGTCGTATTCAGCGGGGATTTAGACAAAGCAATCGCTTCGTTCATTATGGCAAATGGCGCAGCCGCGATGGGCCGCCCAGTTACAATGTTCTTTACCTTTTGGGGTGTAAGCCTTTTACGCAGACCAGAAAAAGTACGCGTCAAAAAATCGCTTATCGGAAAAATGTTCAGCTTTATGCTGCCGCGAGGTTCCAAAAAGCTCGGACTTTCACGCATGAACTTTGGCGGTATCGGTGCAAAAATGATCCGCGCCGTGATGAAACAAAACGGAGTTTCTTCGCTCGAAGAACTGATTGAAAGCGCAAAGCAAAAAGGCGTAAAGTTCGTTGCATGCCAAATGTCGATGGAACTCATGGGAATTACCGCCGAAGAATTGATTGACGGCGTGGAACTTGGTGGCGTTGCGACCATGCTCGGCTCTACTGAAAAATCCGACCTAACATACTTTATATAA
- a CDS encoding ABC transporter permease, whose protein sequence is MRIFVKYLSKFSGFLFLLFLIGIWTFISSGPEWSSQYLFPSPKAILTALFNSREELLRSAWSSLLKLVPAYFAAAVVGISLGIVSGSVPWVGTMLKPISRFAAPIPPNVYIPYAIAILPTFYLSSTFIIFIAAFWPIYLNTAAGAADIPEKYRRNAAIIGIGRFEYLWRIAFVASLPSIFSGLSVGMGLSFIMLTVAELFGENTGLGHFVQFYADYSDYPNMVAGILWTGIVVLAIMEFFEFVKRKVLFWTKAN, encoded by the coding sequence ATGAGAATTTTTGTGAAATATCTATCTAAATTTTCAGGATTTTTATTCCTTCTGTTCTTGATTGGAATCTGGACGTTCATCAGTAGTGGCCCGGAATGGAGCAGCCAATACTTGTTCCCATCACCTAAAGCGATTTTGACGGCGCTTTTCAATTCTCGCGAGGAACTTTTGCGCAGTGCGTGGTCGTCGCTTTTGAAACTTGTCCCTGCTTATTTCGCGGCTGCCGTCGTCGGAATCTCTCTCGGAATTGTTTCGGGGTCTGTCCCTTGGGTGGGTACTATGCTAAAGCCCATTTCACGATTCGCGGCTCCGATTCCGCCTAACGTTTACATCCCTTACGCCATTGCGATTTTGCCGACATTTTACTTGTCCTCTACTTTCATTATTTTCATTGCGGCCTTTTGGCCTATCTACTTGAATACCGCCGCGGGTGCTGCGGACATTCCTGAAAAGTACAGGCGAAATGCCGCCATTATCGGCATCGGTCGCTTTGAATACTTGTGGCGAATTGCATTTGTCGCAAGCCTTCCGTCCATATTTTCCGGGCTTTCCGTAGGCATGGGACTTTCGTTCATCATGCTCACCGTTGCTGAACTCTTCGGCGAAAATACAGGCCTTGGACACTTTGTGCAATTCTACGCTGACTATTCCGATTACCCCAACATGGTTGCGGGAATTTTGTGGACTGGCATTGTAGTCCTTGCGATCATGGAATTTTTTGAATTTGTAAAACGCAAGGTGCTATTCTGGACGAAGGCGAATTAA
- a CDS encoding ABC transporter ATP-binding protein — translation MTQIQSGFEATNLVFSYDGKPILKDINLKIKPGEFVCLLGESGSGKTTLLNLLAGLTKPNEGHVYWNGKEIEKPSAERSVVFQDYTLFPWLTLLQNVSLAIKKTKKVKGSFAKHLAEEYLNLVGLSGSLHKYPFELSGGMRQRGAIARALSVGADALLLDEPFGALDPVNRASLQDLVLELCRGSKDRAITTLFVTHDIREAVYLGSRIIVLGSTPGRIIADIPLDFPVKKSRSEWFRNEKVQKTIVEIEEAYHKDILEKLGHTVQEGASI, via the coding sequence ATGACTCAAATACAAAGTGGTTTCGAAGCGACTAATCTCGTTTTTTCCTATGATGGCAAACCCATCCTGAAAGACATCAACTTGAAAATCAAACCAGGCGAGTTTGTATGTCTATTAGGCGAAAGCGGAAGTGGCAAGACCACTTTGCTGAATCTTCTCGCAGGGCTGACCAAGCCAAATGAGGGCCATGTCTATTGGAACGGGAAGGAAATTGAAAAGCCTTCCGCAGAAAGGAGCGTGGTCTTTCAGGACTACACTCTTTTTCCTTGGCTTACGCTTCTCCAGAACGTTTCTCTTGCCATTAAAAAGACGAAAAAGGTCAAGGGGAGTTTTGCAAAACATTTGGCAGAAGAATACCTGAATTTAGTGGGGCTTTCGGGGAGCCTTCATAAATATCCCTTTGAACTTTCGGGCGGTATGCGTCAGCGCGGGGCCATTGCAAGAGCGTTGAGCGTTGGCGCAGATGCCCTTCTTTTGGACGAGCCTTTTGGTGCGCTTGATCCTGTAAATCGTGCAAGCCTTCAAGATTTGGTTTTGGAGCTTTGCCGAGGCTCTAAAGACCGTGCAATTACGACTTTGTTTGTGACGCACGACATTCGCGAGGCCGTTTATCTCGGAAGTCGAATTATCGTTTTGGGATCGACGCCAGGCCGTATCATCGCAGATATTCCTTTGGATTTTCCAGTGAAAAAGAGCCGTAGCGAATGGTTCCGCAACGAAAAAGTCCAAAAGACAATCGTTGAAATTGAAGAAGCTTACCACAAGGACATCCTTGAAAAACTCGGGCATACCGTACAGGAGGGCGCAAGTATATGA
- a CDS encoding ABC transporter substrate-binding protein — protein sequence MTQNKLHTRIATAFLFVLACVTSTIAADKLSIGYLSSTGQGKFFIAKDAGIFKKNGLDVELVEFSNSGDGIAAVRAGKLDAGAFGSLAPLIHVSQGADIRVIGGLMGGDQAVITRKENAGSVKKLSDLKGKKIATIRLGTADAIVRGGLKKEGIDWRKDVTIVELKNPPAVIEAVKNGSVYAGVTWGPHDLRAEEAGLSVVLRSKDINPGHICCRLIASLRKLEGRDDIYKRLVKSLIEAEELVANDHKKSVEIIAKWIKLDTALVNKAFYSGYVTQDTDPNVKGVEFFWDFLKDAEFIKSDKKVSQYVLTNYYRDALAELRKQKPKSEFYAQAEKIFLSRN from the coding sequence ATGACTCAGAATAAATTACACACTCGAATTGCAACGGCATTCCTGTTCGTTCTCGCCTGCGTGACTTCCACAATCGCCGCAGACAAACTTTCCATCGGCTACCTCTCTTCTACGGGCCAGGGAAAATTCTTCATCGCAAAAGATGCGGGCATTTTCAAGAAGAACGGCCTTGACGTAGAATTGGTGGAATTCTCGAATTCCGGCGATGGCATTGCTGCCGTTCGTGCCGGAAAGCTCGATGCTGGTGCATTTGGCTCTCTTGCTCCGCTTATCCATGTTTCGCAGGGTGCTGATATTCGCGTTATTGGCGGCCTCATGGGTGGCGACCAGGCTGTGATTACCCGCAAGGAAAACGCAGGCTCCGTCAAAAAACTGAGCGATCTCAAGGGAAAGAAAATCGCTACAATCCGTTTGGGAACAGCGGATGCCATTGTTCGCGGAGGCCTCAAAAAAGAAGGTATTGACTGGCGTAAGGATGTTACTATTGTAGAACTCAAGAATCCGCCTGCAGTTATCGAAGCGGTAAAGAACGGCAGTGTGTATGCCGGCGTTACATGGGGACCGCACGACCTCCGTGCCGAAGAAGCGGGTCTCTCCGTGGTGCTCCGCAGCAAGGACATCAATCCCGGTCATATTTGCTGCCGCCTCATTGCATCGCTCCGCAAACTTGAAGGCCGTGACGACATTTACAAGCGCTTGGTCAAGTCGCTGATTGAAGCCGAAGAACTTGTCGCAAACGATCACAAGAAGAGCGTTGAAATTATCGCAAAGTGGATTAAGCTTGATACGGCTCTCGTCAACAAGGCTTTCTACAGCGGTTACGTGACGCAGGATACCGACCCGAATGTGAAAGGCGTTGAATTCTTTTGGGATTTCTTGAAGGATGCGGAATTCATCAAGTCCGATAAGAAGGTCTCTCAATATGTCCTCACGAACTACTATCGTGACGCTCTTGCAGAACTTCGCAAGCAAAAGCCCAAATCTGAATTCTACGCGCAGGCTGAAAAGATTTTCCTATCTAGAAATTAA
- a CDS encoding nitrogenase component 1: MSEALKTKKKSNSISDPRYSCAVGASNTVVGIKGAVPIANCSPGCQLKQTAFLTFENGFQGSIFAGAGNMPSANSTENDIVFGGIKTLDQLIKSTLKVFDGDLYVVLTGCVGGLIGDDVPSLVNEYRDLGYPIVAVDTAGFKGNNLFGHEEVVNAIVDQFVGDYKGERKKGLINLWFEVPYYNQNWRGDYQELARILRGAGFEVNVLFGPENNGVKDWLRIPEAQFNLVVSPWVGVRNAEHLEKKYGQPFLHIPEIPIGAEATAAFIRKVVDFAGIDKEQSEKFIEQENGIYYYYLEHFSEFFAEYWYGMPSEFAITADSAYTLAYTKFLADQIGLIPRKAIITDDPPQKFRKTIEDAFHNISEGVDVEVEFEEDGYLIEKAIKEVDFSSGKPLILASSWEINLANDKGALFFEITPPSSETLIINRSFVGYKGALNLLEKIYSASVGGK, from the coding sequence ATGTCAGAAGCACTTAAAACAAAGAAAAAAAGCAATTCTATTTCGGACCCCCGCTATTCTTGTGCAGTCGGTGCGTCCAATACGGTTGTCGGCATCAAGGGTGCAGTTCCTATAGCCAACTGCTCTCCAGGTTGCCAGCTTAAGCAAACCGCATTCCTCACTTTTGAAAACGGCTTCCAGGGCAGCATTTTCGCTGGTGCTGGTAACATGCCGAGTGCAAACTCCACCGAAAACGATATCGTGTTTGGCGGCATCAAGACTTTGGATCAGTTAATCAAATCGACACTCAAAGTTTTCGATGGCGACCTTTATGTTGTTCTCACGGGTTGCGTGGGCGGCCTCATTGGTGATGACGTCCCCAGCTTGGTGAATGAATATCGCGATTTGGGTTACCCGATTGTGGCTGTGGATACCGCAGGCTTCAAGGGCAATAACCTTTTCGGTCACGAAGAAGTGGTAAACGCCATTGTCGATCAGTTTGTGGGCGATTACAAGGGCGAACGCAAGAAGGGTCTTATCAATCTTTGGTTCGAAGTTCCGTATTACAACCAGAACTGGCGCGGTGATTACCAGGAACTTGCCCGTATTCTCCGTGGCGCTGGTTTTGAAGTGAATGTGCTCTTTGGACCTGAAAATAACGGTGTCAAGGATTGGTTGCGCATTCCGGAAGCTCAGTTTAACTTGGTGGTCTCTCCGTGGGTCGGCGTGAGAAATGCTGAACACCTTGAGAAAAAATATGGTCAGCCGTTCCTCCATATTCCTGAAATTCCAATCGGTGCCGAAGCAACTGCTGCATTTATCCGCAAAGTTGTTGATTTTGCCGGAATCGATAAGGAACAGAGCGAAAAGTTCATTGAACAAGAAAATGGTATTTATTACTACTATTTGGAACACTTCTCTGAATTCTTTGCTGAATACTGGTACGGTATGCCGAGTGAATTTGCAATTACTGCTGATTCCGCTTACACGCTTGCCTACACCAAGTTCCTTGCCGACCAAATCGGCCTTATTCCGCGCAAGGCGATTATCACGGACGATCCTCCGCAGAAATTCCGCAAGACCATCGAAGATGCTTTCCATAACATCAGCGAAGGTGTCGATGTTGAAGTGGAATTCGAAGAAGATGGCTACTTGATTGAAAAAGCTATCAAGGAAGTTGATTTCTCTTCTGGAAAGCCGTTGATTCTTGCTTCTTCTTGGGAAATCAATCTTGCCAATGATAAGGGCGCTTTGTTCTTTGAAATTACGCCTCCGTCCAGCGAAACTTTGATTATCAATCGTAGTTTCGTCGGTTATAAGGGTGCGCTTAATTTGCTTGAAAAAATTTATAGCGCATCCGTTGGCGGAAAATAA
- a CDS encoding nitrogenase component 1, producing the protein MASTNINLNMTSVENREYRLGTIIGWDGKASDLIKESAYDERSAKKHGGCAGKGAGCKLCELQSPLNQETMCSNAIVQCQVGNLTDCALIDHSPIGCSGENSKFNLSMHVGLKRRGKPLQNTLNISTNLKEQDMVFGASEKLRQTIRDAKERFNPKAIFIGMACATAIIGEDIDSIAEEMEPEVGVPIIPLHCEGFRSKHWSTGFDIAFHGVLRQIVNRHPTKKQNDLLNIVALWGTDYFSEMLAPLGLRVNYLLDTASFDEIRQASEAVATATFCDTLGGYMATALEESFGVPQIDAPQPYGIKGTDEWLRAIAKVVGKEKEAEEYIESEHKRIAPKLAELREFFKGKNGIVMTGSAYAHGLISVLSELGIGHDAALVFHHDPIYDGAGKHQDTLKELVETYGDIPHYTVSKTRAFQLPQLLKRAKTDFLLIRHPGLASVAGHLGFPTLTMGDEHIPVGYEGILRIGEMLKGVLSRTKFNQVLKRNVKLPYSDWWLAQDDPFYLTHHPEALNDLPEPRNLKFSRGKESNSENA; encoded by the coding sequence ATGGCATCAACTAACATTAATTTAAATATGACCTCGGTCGAAAACCGCGAATATCGACTGGGTACCATTATCGGTTGGGACGGCAAAGCCAGCGACTTGATCAAGGAATCTGCCTACGACGAACGCAGCGCGAAAAAGCACGGTGGCTGCGCAGGCAAGGGGGCCGGCTGTAAGCTTTGCGAATTGCAATCTCCGCTCAACCAAGAAACCATGTGCTCTAACGCTATTGTCCAGTGCCAGGTGGGCAACCTCACGGACTGCGCTTTGATTGACCATTCTCCGATCGGCTGCAGCGGCGAAAACTCCAAATTCAACCTTTCTATGCATGTGGGCCTTAAGCGTCGTGGCAAGCCTTTGCAGAATACTTTGAACATCAGCACCAACCTGAAAGAACAGGACATGGTGTTCGGTGCTTCTGAAAAGCTTCGTCAAACGATTCGTGATGCAAAGGAACGTTTCAATCCCAAGGCTATTTTCATTGGCATGGCTTGCGCTACCGCTATTATCGGTGAAGACATCGACTCCATCGCCGAAGAAATGGAACCGGAAGTTGGTGTGCCTATAATCCCGCTGCACTGTGAAGGCTTCCGCTCCAAGCATTGGTCCACGGGCTTCGACATTGCATTCCATGGCGTTCTCCGTCAAATTGTGAATCGCCATCCGACCAAAAAGCAAAATGACTTGCTCAATATTGTTGCTCTTTGGGGAACGGACTATTTCTCTGAAATGCTTGCTCCGCTTGGGCTCCGCGTCAACTACCTCTTGGATACTGCATCTTTCGATGAAATCCGCCAGGCTTCTGAAGCTGTCGCGACTGCTACCTTCTGCGATACTTTGGGTGGTTACATGGCTACCGCACTTGAAGAATCCTTCGGCGTTCCGCAAATCGATGCTCCGCAACCGTATGGCATTAAGGGCACTGACGAATGGCTCCGCGCTATTGCAAAAGTTGTTGGCAAAGAAAAAGAAGCTGAAGAATATATCGAAAGTGAACATAAGCGTATTGCTCCGAAGCTCGCTGAACTTCGCGAATTTTTCAAGGGCAAGAACGGCATCGTAATGACGGGTTCTGCTTATGCTCACGGCCTTATCAGTGTTCTTTCGGAACTCGGAATAGGCCACGATGCAGCTCTCGTGTTCCATCATGACCCCATTTACGATGGTGCAGGAAAGCATCAAGACACCTTGAAGGAACTTGTGGAAACTTACGGTGACATTCCTCACTATACTGTAAGTAAGACTCGTGCCTTCCAGCTTCCGCAACTTTTGAAGCGTGCCAAGACGGACTTCTTGCTCATTCGCCATCCGGGCCTTGCATCTGTCGCGGGCCACCTCGGATTCCCGACCCTCACCATGGGCGACGAACATATTCCGGTGGGCTACGAAGGTATCCTCCGCATTGGTGAAATGCTCAAGGGCGTTCTTTCACGTACAAAGTTTAACCAAGTTCTCAAGCGTAATGTGAAACTCCCGTATTCTGATTGGTGGCTTGCTCAGGACGATCCGTTCTATCTGACGCATCACCCAGAAGCACTTAACGACCTTCCTGAACCGAGAAATCTCAAGTTCAGCAGAGGCAAAGAATCTAATTCAGAAAACGCATAA
- the nifH gene encoding nitrogenase iron protein encodes MAKRLRQIAIYGKGGIGKSTTTQNLTAGLVEQGKHVLVVGCDPKADSTRLLLGGLHQKTVLDTIRDNKTEIQLSDLEKVGFKGVRCVESGGPEPGVGCAGRGIITSISMLEQLGAYTEDLDYVFYDVLGDVVCGGFAMPIREGKAKEIYIVASGEMMALYAANNICKGIAKYAERGEVRLGGIICNSRNVDNELDLLRAFTKELNTQLIQYVPRNNIVQQAEIRKKTVIDFEPNCNQANVYRELAKNIDENELFTIPTPMTQDRLEQILIDYGMMEKDYSI; translated from the coding sequence ATGGCAAAACGTTTACGTCAGATTGCAATCTACGGTAAGGGTGGCATCGGTAAATCTACTACGACTCAGAACTTGACCGCAGGCCTTGTGGAACAGGGCAAGCACGTGCTCGTTGTCGGTTGCGACCCTAAGGCGGACTCTACTCGACTCTTGCTCGGCGGCCTCCACCAGAAAACCGTGCTCGATACCATTCGCGACAACAAGACCGAAATCCAGCTCTCTGACCTCGAAAAGGTCGGTTTCAAGGGCGTGCGCTGCGTGGAATCCGGTGGCCCGGAACCGGGCGTGGGTTGCGCTGGCCGCGGTATAATCACTTCTATCAGCATGCTCGAACAGCTCGGCGCTTACACCGAAGATCTCGATTACGTGTTCTACGATGTGCTCGGTGACGTTGTGTGCGGTGGCTTCGCCATGCCGATTCGTGAAGGCAAGGCCAAGGAAATCTACATCGTGGCTTCTGGCGAAATGATGGCTCTCTACGCTGCAAACAACATCTGTAAGGGTATCGCAAAGTATGCCGAACGCGGCGAAGTTCGCCTCGGCGGTATCATCTGCAACAGCCGTAACGTCGATAACGAACTTGATTTGCTCCGCGCATTCACCAAGGAACTCAACACGCAGCTCATCCAGTACGTGCCGCGCAACAACATCGTGCAGCAGGCCGAAATCCGCAAGAAGACCGTGATCGATTTCGAACCGAACTGCAACCAGGCCAACGTCTACCGCGAACTTGCAAAGAACATCGACGAAAACGAACTCTTCACTATCCCGACGCCGATGACGCAGGACCGCTTGGAACAAATTCTCATCGACTACGGCATGATGGAAAAGGATTACTCCATTTAG
- a CDS encoding NifB/NifX family molybdenum-iron cluster-binding protein: protein MAKYKVAVATNDGVNVNVHFGHAAAFDIYEVDETSGKYEKVEVRLKPEHCDGSCGDGTCGQREVQHSSMYAAAKNLADLDYVLCEQLGPQAIQSLARFNVRAFDIALPISEAIAKINIYRNKIAERALRFKSNHND from the coding sequence ATGGCTAAATACAAAGTAGCAGTTGCCACGAATGACGGAGTAAATGTCAATGTTCACTTTGGACACGCAGCCGCATTTGACATCTATGAAGTTGACGAAACAAGCGGAAAATATGAGAAAGTCGAAGTCCGTTTAAAGCCGGAACATTGCGATGGTTCTTGCGGAGACGGCACTTGTGGCCAGCGCGAAGTTCAGCATTCATCGATGTATGCAGCAGCCAAGAATCTAGCCGATTTAGATTACGTGCTTTGCGAACAGCTTGGTCCGCAAGCTATACAATCATTGGCCCGCTTCAATGTACGCGCATTCGATATCGCGCTCCCCATCAGCGAAGCCATTGCAAAAATCAACATTTACAGAAACAAAATCGCAGAACGCGCATTACGATTCAAATCAAATCACAACGACTAA
- a CDS encoding GNAT family N-acetyltransferase, whose amino-acid sequence MSLSKFTIRKATLSDCNAIAAVEATCFPPAEAAKHEDFQKRLERYADYFLLMFDGDKLISFVDGFVTDIPDLNDKMYEDAGMHNPNGAWQMIFGVNTIPEYRHQGCAEKLLRLFVQNAKAESRRGVVLTCKEKLVHYYAKIGFVDEGISADSTHGNVVWNQMRLTF is encoded by the coding sequence ATGAGTCTAAGCAAATTTACGATAAGAAAAGCGACGCTATCCGATTGCAATGCGATTGCCGCAGTCGAAGCAACATGCTTTCCGCCAGCAGAAGCTGCAAAACATGAAGATTTCCAAAAGCGTCTGGAACGCTATGCGGACTATTTTTTGCTGATGTTCGATGGCGACAAGCTGATTTCATTCGTAGACGGATTTGTAACGGATATTCCCGATTTGAATGACAAAATGTACGAAGACGCCGGTATGCACAATCCAAACGGAGCATGGCAAATGATATTCGGAGTCAACACCATCCCCGAATACCGCCATCAAGGTTGCGCAGAAAAGCTATTGAGATTATTCGTCCAAAACGCAAAAGCAGAAAGCAGACGTGGCGTTGTTCTCACTTGCAAAGAAAAGCTCGTACATTATTACGCCAAAATTGGTTTTGTCGATGAAGGTATTTCGGCGGATTCGACTCACGGAAACGTTGTCTGGAATCAAATGCGACTGACGTTTTAA
- a CDS encoding PLP-dependent cysteine synthase family protein, which produces MSHIHHSITELIGHTPLLELHNFEKNHNAQGHILAKLEYFNATGSVKDRAALSMIEAAEREGKLKPGGEIVDLTSGNTGIALAAIAAAKGYKVTIFFESGGSKERIQVIKTYGAQLFDYKDIPELKKALEDGTICDNIVIEAITKYTKEHNAFFINQCENENNPLAHYNTTGPEIWEDTDGKVDFVVSMAGTGGTLNGLSKYFREKNPNVKIVGVQATPDSRYFTPEAEKNGVIDGVAPFANVAEPPTFLTDSSIYDEYIEVSTLQAKAVAHELAEHEGLFLGTSSAAGIYAASIVAARPENKDKNIIVITADNGFKYLSTKVYALNK; this is translated from the coding sequence ATGTCACATATCCACCATTCTATTACAGAACTTATTGGGCATACACCGCTTCTTGAACTTCACAATTTCGAAAAGAACCACAACGCCCAAGGCCATATCTTGGCAAAGCTCGAATATTTCAACGCTACAGGTTCTGTCAAGGATCGCGCCGCCCTCAGCATGATTGAAGCAGCCGAACGCGAAGGGAAACTGAAACCGGGTGGAGAAATCGTTGACCTCACGAGTGGAAACACAGGCATTGCTCTTGCCGCCATCGCAGCCGCAAAAGGTTATAAAGTCACGATATTCTTTGAATCCGGCGGTTCCAAGGAACGCATTCAAGTCATCAAGACTTATGGCGCGCAGCTTTTCGATTACAAAGATATTCCCGAATTGAAAAAAGCTCTTGAAGACGGCACAATTTGCGACAACATCGTTATCGAGGCCATCACAAAGTACACCAAAGAACACAACGCATTTTTCATCAACCAATGCGAAAACGAAAACAATCCCCTCGCCCACTACAATACCACAGGGCCTGAAATATGGGAAGATACCGATGGCAAAGTAGATTTTGTCGTTTCGATGGCAGGCACAGGCGGAACACTGAACGGGCTTTCAAAATATTTCCGCGAAAAGAATCCGAATGTCAAAATCGTCGGTGTGCAAGCGACTCCGGACTCCCGCTATTTCACGCCAGAAGCCGAAAAGAATGGCGTTATCGACGGTGTCGCACCATTTGCAAATGTCGCAGAACCTCCTACGTTCTTGACGGATTCCTCGATTTATGATGAATACATCGAAGTTTCTACATTACAGGCAAAAGCTGTAGCGCACGAACTTGCCGAACACGAAGGGCTTTTCCTGGGCACATCAAGTGCAGCGGGCATTTATGCAGCCTCAATTGTCGCAGCGCGTCCTGAAAATAAAGACAAGAACATTATCGTTATTACAGCCGATAATGGGTTCAAATATCTTTCCACAAAAGTTTATGCTTTGAATAAGTAA